The following DNA comes from Halobacteriovorax sp. HLS.
TATCAAAACTAATGAGCGATAAATAGGCAACAAAACAAAGGAGAAGTTTATGTTAAATATAAGAGGAATTGACCACATTAATATGATGGTAAAAAGTCTAGAAGAGTCGAAACTATTTTATGAAAAAGTATTTGGTATGAAAGTTTTAGAAGAAGGTATCTCTCAAAAGAGCTCGAAGCCTTATCTAATTATAGGAATTAAGAATATCATATCACTATGTCTCTACGAAGAAGAGATTATAAATTTTGAGAACCAATCAATCTCTCACTTTGGTATTAATATCAAAAACTTTGATGAAGCTATAAAGATCCTACAAGAAAGTGGAGTTGAAATCCATTACGGAGGCGTCATCCAATGGGATCATTCACAATCTATTTATATAAGTGATCCAAGCGGTCATGAAATTGAATTATCTAGAAACTTTGCAGGAGGTTTATAATGTACACATACCTTGGTTATATATACATACCTGAAAACAAGTAAATTTTGGAGCTCAAGTGAGCTCCTTAATTATTACATCTATCAAGTGAAGAGTAGTATGAACTCAAGTCTGTAAGATCTCTTTTAGAAAGATCCCTTACCATTAAATTCATAGGTCCAGCATTTA
Coding sequences within:
- a CDS encoding VOC family protein; translated protein: MLNIRGIDHINMMVKSLEESKLFYEKVFGMKVLEEGISQKSSKPYLIIGIKNIISLCLYEEEIINFENQSISHFGINIKNFDEAIKILQESGVEIHYGGVIQWDHSQSIYISDPSGHEIELSRNFAGGL